A genomic segment from Methanolobus zinderi encodes:
- a CDS encoding PKD domain-containing protein: MLILSFLCIGIVNAADDTTETPVASFSADVTEGKVPLEVQFTDTSSGDPTSWEWDFGDGETSDSQNASHVYTEAGAFDVSLTVSNANESNSVTEVGYISTNTIPVVDIDYIRPNPAIEGDTVSLVGIYVYNYTAITRGNHEWYSYLEERVICPGRTLYTGNLEVGNHTISFRAKDSEDQWSDPVYGSVLILENNPPEASIDSITPNHALKGEEVTFIGSGTDDDGVVNGSIIHEYKWESSIDGMLSTSNQSSFSSSNMSVGTHTITLKVKDHMSSSLPVSATLIVKGDTEYIQVSSEKAISANNPVNIVFDVNDTNLTSLEFSITDSNDAVILTKDITDELDSGIYSFEWDATDSQGEPLQSGAYKLSLLGTDSFGDSISEGMILNVDHTPPVIVIDDITGVITHEDIVYASSDLTVTISGSGYI; this comes from the coding sequence ATGTTAATTTTATCGTTTTTATGCATAGGTATCGTAAATGCTGCAGATGACACGACCGAAACTCCAGTTGCTTCATTCTCTGCAGATGTAACAGAAGGCAAAGTGCCTTTGGAAGTCCAGTTCACTGATACTTCAAGCGGAGATCCTACTTCATGGGAGTGGGACTTTGGTGACGGTGAGACCTCAGATTCGCAGAATGCATCGCATGTTTATACCGAGGCCGGTGCTTTTGATGTGAGTCTGACGGTAAGTAATGCTAATGAATCAAATTCTGTGACAGAGGTCGGTTATATCTCAACAAATACTATTCCTGTAGTTGATATTGATTATATCCGTCCGAATCCTGCCATTGAGGGCGATACTGTTAGCTTAGTTGGTATATACGTTTACAATTATACTGCAATCACACGTGGTAATCATGAATGGTACTCCTATTTGGAAGAGCGTGTAATATGTCCTGGAAGAACATTATATACAGGAAATCTGGAAGTGGGGAATCACACTATAAGCTTCAGGGCTAAGGATAGTGAAGATCAGTGGTCAGATCCGGTTTATGGCTCAGTGCTCATTCTCGAAAATAATCCTCCAGAAGCTAGCATTGATTCTATAACACCGAACCATGCACTTAAGGGTGAGGAAGTTACGTTCATTGGGTCAGGCACCGATGATGATGGGGTAGTCAACGGCTCGATAATTCATGAGTATAAGTGGGAGTCAAGTATAGATGGTATGCTCAGCACTAGCAATCAGTCAAGTTTTTCCAGTTCAAACATGTCTGTTGGAACTCATACAATAACCTTAAAAGTAAAGGATCATATGTCAAGTTCTCTGCCAGTGAGCGCGACTTTAATAGTTAAAGGTGACACTGAATACATACAGGTAAGTTCCGAGAAGGCCATAAGTGCTAACAACCCGGTAAATATAGTGTTCGATGTTAATGACACCAATCTTACATCACTGGAATTTTCAATAACAGATAGCAATGATGCTGTTATTCTGACAAAGGATATAACTGATGAGCTGGACTCCGGTATTTATTCATTTGAATGGGATGCAACTGACTCACAGGGCGAACCACTCCAGAGTGGAGCGTATAAACTTAGCTTGCTAGGTACTGACTCATTCGGTGATTCAATCTCAGAGGGAATGATTCTGAATGTTGACCATACACCTCCTGTTATTGTTATAGATGATATCACTGGTGTAATTACACATGAAGATATAGTTTATGCCAGTTCGGATTTGACTGTTACCATATCCGGATCGGGATATATATAA
- a CDS encoding winged helix-turn-helix transcriptional regulator, whose amino-acid sequence MGQLKRSPIDKAIKIISKKWTLNIIRDMFCGSTHFNDFLKNNPKLSSKVLSEKLRQLEQDELIEKVIVSKTPLTIEYHLTSKGRNLNKLLYEISGFAYKECIDESTSECTEHSYELTKEILGIKD is encoded by the coding sequence ATGGGTCAACTGAAACGCAGCCCTATAGACAAAGCGATCAAAATAATAAGCAAAAAATGGACCCTTAATATTATCAGGGATATGTTCTGTGGAAGCACACACTTCAATGATTTCTTGAAGAACAATCCAAAACTCAGCAGCAAGGTCCTATCTGAGAAATTGCGCCAGTTAGAACAAGATGAGCTGATAGAAAAAGTAATTGTTTCCAAGACGCCTTTAACTATAGAATATCACCTAACAAGTAAAGGTAGGAATTTAAATAAACTGCTTTATGAGATCTCAGGATTCGCTTATAAAGAATGTATTGATGAATCTACTTCTGAATGTACAGAACATAGCTATGAGCTGACCAAAGAAATATTGGGCATAAAGGATTGA
- the fae gene encoding formaldehyde-activating enzyme — protein sequence MAKITQSMIGEALVGEGPEVAHIDLVIGTKGSAVENAFMNALANPQQGHSPLLAVLEPNVMPKPATLLVNKVTIKNVTQASLMFGPAQAAIAKAVMDSVADGVIPKEEAENLLVIVSVFLEWDATDKEKIYEFNYEATKLAIKRAIDGTPTVDEALAKKDSAEHPFA from the coding sequence ATGGCAAAAATAACACAAAGTATGATTGGCGAAGCATTGGTAGGAGAAGGACCTGAAGTTGCACACATCGATCTTGTTATCGGTACAAAGGGAAGTGCAGTTGAGAATGCATTCATGAATGCACTTGCAAACCCACAGCAGGGTCATTCCCCACTGCTTGCAGTCCTTGAACCAAACGTTATGCCAAAACCAGCAACACTTCTGGTGAACAAGGTTACCATCAAGAACGTAACCCAGGCTTCCCTGATGTTCGGCCCTGCACAGGCAGCTATTGCAAAAGCTGTAATGGACAGTGTAGCTGACGGCGTTATTCCAAAAGAAGAAGCAGAGAACCTTCTTGTCATTGTTTCAGTATTCCTCGAATGGGATGCAACAGACAAGGAAAAGATCTACGAGTTCAACTACGAAGCAACAAAGCTTGCAATAAAGCGCGCTATCGACGGAACACCAACAGTTGATGAGGCACTTGCAAAGAAGGACTCTGCAGAGCACCCATTTGCTTAA
- a CDS encoding helix-turn-helix domain-containing protein — translation MLEAKISVEQHHCSLATITKEKGLELEILSHIPVSEDRILFLVQEKKRESATPRHLMEIEGHESTVSFEVLQISPEKTLFMAAIDDASAIHAFEESHCFIKHPILIKNGNKYYTILATDLKHLNQAYSKLKKLGKWSIDEVYNLDKDTSSDNLTEMQRKILFTAKGMGYFDDGHRVSIEDVGKALGISKSTAHHHLKWAKRKLVSKYISEYQENHTKDGL, via the coding sequence ATGCTTGAAGCGAAAATTTCTGTAGAACAGCATCACTGTTCTCTTGCCACTATTACTAAAGAAAAAGGTCTTGAGCTGGAGATACTGTCACATATTCCCGTATCTGAGGATCGGATTCTATTCCTTGTGCAGGAAAAAAAGCGGGAAAGTGCAACGCCCAGACATTTGATGGAGATTGAGGGGCATGAATCCACGGTGTCCTTTGAGGTTCTCCAGATTTCTCCTGAAAAGACCCTTTTCATGGCCGCAATTGATGATGCGAGTGCAATTCACGCTTTTGAAGAATCTCACTGTTTCATAAAACATCCTATTCTCATAAAGAACGGCAATAAATATTACACAATTCTTGCAACTGACCTGAAACATTTGAACCAGGCTTATAGCAAACTAAAAAAGCTGGGCAAATGGTCAATAGATGAGGTATATAATCTCGATAAGGACACTTCTAGTGACAACCTTACTGAGATGCAGAGGAAGATATTGTTTACTGCAAAAGGAATGGGCTATTTTGATGATGGCCATAGGGTCTCAATTGAAGATGTAGGTAAAGCTCTAGGAATCTCTAAATCCACTGCTCACCATCATCTAAAGTGGGCTAAGAGGAAGCTTGTATCCAAATATATTTCCGAGTATCAGGAAAACCATACGAAAGATGGCCTATGA
- a CDS encoding DUF2193 domain-containing protein encodes MTNVYDKMIKEALAAQWADVETIKAKRGTEFKISDAKPYVDAVNQMTAIEGQSQTVIDLHVNSVNAHYDILSDLATTVRSEDDPFVEHYQTPPIMEILYEEDPSFRESVDVFVNAIAENEHLIGKESVRRYGGFYGPTCVVDFAFSPGSTSNVVNRILTDLKISDDHKQAILSSKSWGMDTSYGIGAAFQTSLEAGNTVAQAVEDEIAMLQMVYDKPVDTQVKLMEDAGHTSFNTREYMNKYKDRMKGTIKAAMDEGVHYGNIVTVPAYCVGDVAHHISQSMFNMCKDDVTMAIIEAETQVLENTLKAGLAKGFKSPASVLNLATGATAAGATHILQKDGFTASMVTDLLTKRYSNYVPLNPTRGPAAELHNVDFMDMIQRGFNLLEVKPIGKGGYIGGVKIDLSPIDNNEVLSNPQRYTYPACAITVRFSSLMRLADFPCLLTSEPVTATLMTNIIAMNPENPGSPARGCKSCATSDLIKTHHYCQWSQAV; translated from the coding sequence ATGACGAACGTCTACGATAAAATGATAAAAGAAGCTCTCGCAGCTCAATGGGCAGATGTAGAAACAATTAAGGCAAAACGCGGAACCGAATTCAAGATCAGTGATGCTAAGCCATACGTGGATGCAGTGAACCAAATGACTGCTATCGAAGGACAGTCCCAGACTGTTATCGACCTGCATGTCAATTCAGTCAATGCACACTATGACATTTTAAGCGATCTGGCAACCACTGTAAGATCTGAAGACGATCCTTTCGTAGAACATTACCAAACACCTCCTATAATGGAAATATTGTACGAAGAGGATCCTTCATTCAGAGAATCCGTAGATGTCTTCGTGAATGCCATTGCAGAGAATGAGCATCTTATTGGAAAAGAATCTGTCAGAAGATACGGTGGATTCTACGGTCCTACCTGTGTAGTTGACTTTGCATTCTCCCCCGGCTCCACAAGCAATGTAGTGAACAGGATACTAACAGATCTGAAGATCAGCGATGATCACAAGCAGGCAATCCTATCTTCCAAATCATGGGGTATGGACACATCCTACGGAATAGGTGCTGCATTCCAGACATCCCTCGAAGCAGGAAATACAGTGGCACAAGCCGTAGAAGATGAGATTGCCATGCTGCAGATGGTCTATGACAAACCTGTAGATACACAGGTAAAACTCATGGAAGATGCAGGTCATACCTCCTTTAACACAAGAGAATATATGAACAAGTACAAGGACAGGATGAAAGGTACCATCAAAGCCGCAATGGATGAAGGTGTCCATTATGGAAATATAGTTACAGTACCGGCATATTGTGTTGGTGACGTAGCACACCACATATCCCAATCCATGTTCAACATGTGTAAGGACGATGTGACAATGGCGATCATCGAGGCCGAAACACAGGTACTCGAAAACACTCTGAAAGCAGGACTTGCCAAGGGATTCAAGAGTCCAGCCTCAGTGCTTAACCTTGCAACCGGAGCAACAGCAGCAGGTGCAACACACATTCTCCAGAAAGATGGTTTCACCGCATCCATGGTCACCGATCTGCTGACAAAACGCTACAGCAACTACGTTCCACTCAACCCTACAAGGGGACCGGCTGCTGAACTCCATAACGTGGACTTTATGGACATGATCCAGCGTGGCTTCAACTTACTTGAGGTTAAGCCTATCGGAAAAGGTGGCTATATCGGTGGTGTGAAGATCGACCTCAGTCCTATTGACAACAATGAAGTTCTTAGCAACCCACAAAGATACACATATCCTGCCTGTGCAATCACTGTCAGGTTCTCCTCACTGATGAGACTGGCTGATTTCCCATGTCTGCTGACCAGTGAGCCTGTGACTGCAACCCTGATGACCAATATCATTGCTATGAATCCGGAAAACCCAGGTTCACCAGCAAGAGGTTGCAAGTCCTGTGCAACATCAGACCTCATCAAGACACACCACTACTGCCAATGGAGTCAGGCAGTATAA
- a CDS encoding MIP/aquaporin family protein, protein MTDSNKESTAPYCEPYRLCFTESTKKYIAEFVGTFALVFIGAGSVATNYVSDGALGLVGIAAAFGLIVMAMIYATGHISGTHINPAVTIPLLISKKIGAKDAAGYIVAQLAGATTAGFVLKAIFPTAVAAVNLGTTGLGADVTFGTGILIEAILTFLLVFTIYGAAVDSRASPELAGFAIGMVVLLDILVGGPLTGASMNPARTFGPALASGYWANHLVYWIGPIVGGVVAGLTYEGIFAER, encoded by the coding sequence ATGACTGACTCAAACAAAGAAAGTACAGCACCGTACTGTGAGCCCTATAGATTGTGCTTTACGGAATCAACTAAAAAATATATAGCTGAGTTTGTAGGTACCTTTGCCCTGGTATTTATCGGTGCCGGATCGGTGGCGACTAATTATGTTTCTGATGGAGCACTAGGTCTTGTAGGAATTGCCGCTGCATTCGGCTTGATCGTCATGGCCATGATATATGCTACCGGACATATTTCAGGTACACACATTAATCCAGCTGTTACAATTCCCCTGCTTATCAGTAAAAAAATAGGGGCAAAGGATGCAGCAGGATATATTGTCGCTCAACTTGCAGGTGCAACCACAGCAGGATTTGTGCTAAAGGCAATTTTCCCGACGGCCGTTGCAGCTGTGAACCTGGGAACAACAGGTCTTGGAGCAGACGTAACATTTGGAACAGGAATCCTTATTGAAGCTATACTTACCTTCCTGCTGGTGTTTACCATATACGGTGCAGCAGTAGACAGCAGAGCTTCACCGGAATTAGCAGGATTTGCCATAGGAATGGTCGTATTGTTGGATATTCTCGTAGGCGGACCCTTAACTGGTGCATCAATGAACCCTGCAAGGACCTTTGGACCTGCCCTTGCATCAGGTTACTGGGCCAATCACTTGGTCTACTGGATCGGACCTATCGTTGGAGGAGTTGTTGCAGGACTTACCTATGAAGGCATTTTTGCTGAAAGGTAA
- a CDS encoding Coenzyme F420 hydrogenase/dehydrogenase, beta subunit C-terminal domain: MPMKSIIRLKKSISNNERIAFGKLRKDVIKPGICTLCGACASTCESISIVDKLPKLIDKCDGCGVCYNQCPRTITTEEDLIGKIRHAYCAKTTIPELKGQDGGIITSVLAYALEEGLIDCAIVTTRSEEEPWKPVPIVAKTYEDLLSSSGSIYSHSMTMEALMSAIKQDMRSIAFVGPSCNIDAVTKMQKSPYGFLRLFMRANIVKMGLFCMDTFYYEGIKEFVESKNIKLEDIDAMKIRKGKFEFYMNNEIRDFSLNEFDSYRSSSCKFCTDMAAEKSDISFGGIGTPNGWTTVLARSGIGYEIFNEAVDSGYIKSRVLEKNEMEKVLNLAKMKKVQMYPITKRK, translated from the coding sequence ATGCCAATGAAAAGTATCATTCGTCTAAAGAAATCAATTAGCAATAATGAGCGTATTGCTTTTGGAAAATTAAGGAAAGATGTTATCAAGCCGGGTATTTGTACTCTCTGCGGGGCATGTGCCTCCACATGTGAATCCATATCAATTGTAGACAAGTTACCAAAATTAATTGATAAGTGTGATGGCTGCGGGGTCTGTTATAATCAGTGTCCCAGAACGATTACCACAGAAGAGGATCTTATCGGGAAAATACGGCATGCTTACTGTGCAAAAACAACAATACCCGAACTAAAGGGCCAGGATGGGGGTATTATCACATCTGTACTTGCCTATGCCCTCGAAGAGGGACTTATCGATTGTGCCATAGTGACTACTAGGTCTGAAGAAGAACCATGGAAACCAGTGCCCATTGTTGCTAAAACATATGAAGATTTGTTAAGTTCATCCGGTAGTATATATAGTCATAGTATGACGATGGAAGCTCTTATGAGTGCAATTAAACAAGATATGCGGAGCATTGCTTTTGTTGGTCCTAGCTGTAATATTGATGCTGTCACCAAGATGCAAAAAAGCCCATACGGATTTCTTCGCCTTTTCATGAGGGCAAATATAGTGAAGATGGGATTGTTCTGCATGGATACCTTTTACTATGAAGGTATCAAAGAATTTGTTGAATCTAAAAACATAAAACTTGAAGATATTGACGCAATGAAAATACGCAAAGGTAAATTCGAATTTTATATGAATAATGAAATTCGAGACTTCAGTTTAAACGAATTTGATAGTTATCGTAGTAGTTCCTGTAAATTCTGTACAGATATGGCAGCTGAAAAATCAGATATTTCTTTTGGTGGTATAGGAACTCCAAATGGTTGGACAACCGTCTTAGCCCGTTCAGGAATCGGATATGAGATTTTCAACGAAGCTGTGGACAGTGGGTATATTAAATCCAGAGTCTTAGAGAAAAATGAGATGGAAAAAGTACTCAACCTTGCAAAAATGAAAAAGGTTCAGATGTACCCAATCACTAAGAGGAAATAA